From a single Saimiri boliviensis isolate mSaiBol1 chromosome 15, mSaiBol1.pri, whole genome shotgun sequence genomic region:
- the HEY1 gene encoding hairy/enhancer-of-split related with YRPW motif protein 1 isoform X2, protein MKRAHPEYSSSDSELDETIEVEKESADENGNLSSALGSMSPTTSSQILARKRRRGIIEKRRRDRINNSLSELRRLVPSAFEKQGSAKLEKAEILQMTVDHLKMLHTAGGKGYFDAHALAMDYRSLGFRECLAEVARYLSIIEGLDASDPLRVRLVSHLNNYASQREAASGAHAGLGHIPWGTAFGHHPHIAHPLLLPQNGHGNAGTTASPTEPHHQGRLGSAHPEAPALRAPPSGSLGPVLPVVTSASKLSPPLLSSVASLSAFPFSFGSFHLLSPNALSPSAPTQAANLGKPYRPWGTEIGAF, encoded by the exons ATGAAGCGAGCTCACCCCGAGTACAGCTCCTCTGACAGCGAGCTGGACGAGACCATCGAGGTGGAGAAGGAGAGTGCGGACGAGAATGG AAACTTGAGTTCGGCTCTAGGTTCCATGTCCCCAACTACATCTTCTCAGATTTTGGCCAGAAAAAGACGGAGAGGA ATAATTGAGAAGCGCCGGCGAGACCGGATCAATAACAGTTTATCTGAGCTGAGAAGGCTGGTACCCAGCGCTTTTGAGAAGCAG GGATCTGCTAAGCTAGAAAAAGCCGAGATCCTGCAGATGACCGTGGATCACCTGAAAATGCTGCATACCGCAGGAGGGAAAG GTTACTTTGACGCGCACGCCCTTGCTATGGACTATCGGAGTTTGGGGTTTCGGGAATGCCTGGCAGAAGTTGCCCGTTACCTGAGCATCATCGAAGGACTAGATGCCTCTGACCCGCTTCGAGTTCGACTGGTCTCGCATCTTAACAACTACGCCTCCCAGCGCGAAGCCGCGAGCGGCGCCCACGCGGGCCTCGGACACATTCCCTGGGGGACCGCCTTCGGACATCACCCTCACATCGCGCACCCGCTGTTGCTGCCCCAGAACGGCCACGGGAACGCGGGCACCACGGCCTCGCCCACGGAACCGCACCACCAGGGCAGGCTGGGCTCGGCACATCCGGAGGCGCCTGCTTTGCGGGCGCCCCCTAGCGGCAGCCTCGGACCGGTGCTCCCTGTGGTCACCTCCGCCTCCAAACTGTCGCCGCCTCTGCTCTCCTCGGTGGCCTCCCTGTCGGCCTTCCCCTTCTCTTTCGGCTCCTTCCACTTACTGTCTCCCAATGCACTGAGCCCTTCAGCACCCACGCAGGCTGCAAACCTTGGCAAGCCCTATAGACCTTGGGGAACGGAGATTGGAGCTTTTTAA
- the HEY1 gene encoding hairy/enhancer-of-split related with YRPW motif protein 1 isoform X1, translated as MKRAHPEYSSSDSELDETIEVEKESADENGNLSSALGSMSPTTSSQILARKRRRGIIEKRRRDRINNSLSELRRLVPSAFEKQVMEQGSAKLEKAEILQMTVDHLKMLHTAGGKGYFDAHALAMDYRSLGFRECLAEVARYLSIIEGLDASDPLRVRLVSHLNNYASQREAASGAHAGLGHIPWGTAFGHHPHIAHPLLLPQNGHGNAGTTASPTEPHHQGRLGSAHPEAPALRAPPSGSLGPVLPVVTSASKLSPPLLSSVASLSAFPFSFGSFHLLSPNALSPSAPTQAANLGKPYRPWGTEIGAF; from the exons ATGAAGCGAGCTCACCCCGAGTACAGCTCCTCTGACAGCGAGCTGGACGAGACCATCGAGGTGGAGAAGGAGAGTGCGGACGAGAATGG AAACTTGAGTTCGGCTCTAGGTTCCATGTCCCCAACTACATCTTCTCAGATTTTGGCCAGAAAAAGACGGAGAGGA ATAATTGAGAAGCGCCGGCGAGACCGGATCAATAACAGTTTATCTGAGCTGAGAAGGCTGGTACCCAGCGCTTTTGAGAAGCAGGTAATGGAGCAA GGATCTGCTAAGCTAGAAAAAGCCGAGATCCTGCAGATGACCGTGGATCACCTGAAAATGCTGCATACCGCAGGAGGGAAAG GTTACTTTGACGCGCACGCCCTTGCTATGGACTATCGGAGTTTGGGGTTTCGGGAATGCCTGGCAGAAGTTGCCCGTTACCTGAGCATCATCGAAGGACTAGATGCCTCTGACCCGCTTCGAGTTCGACTGGTCTCGCATCTTAACAACTACGCCTCCCAGCGCGAAGCCGCGAGCGGCGCCCACGCGGGCCTCGGACACATTCCCTGGGGGACCGCCTTCGGACATCACCCTCACATCGCGCACCCGCTGTTGCTGCCCCAGAACGGCCACGGGAACGCGGGCACCACGGCCTCGCCCACGGAACCGCACCACCAGGGCAGGCTGGGCTCGGCACATCCGGAGGCGCCTGCTTTGCGGGCGCCCCCTAGCGGCAGCCTCGGACCGGTGCTCCCTGTGGTCACCTCCGCCTCCAAACTGTCGCCGCCTCTGCTCTCCTCGGTGGCCTCCCTGTCGGCCTTCCCCTTCTCTTTCGGCTCCTTCCACTTACTGTCTCCCAATGCACTGAGCCCTTCAGCACCCACGCAGGCTGCAAACCTTGGCAAGCCCTATAGACCTTGGGGAACGGAGATTGGAGCTTTTTAA
- the HEY1 gene encoding hairy/enhancer-of-split related with YRPW motif protein 1 isoform X3, which produces MSPTTSSQILARKRRRGIIEKRRRDRINNSLSELRRLVPSAFEKQVMEQGSAKLEKAEILQMTVDHLKMLHTAGGKGYFDAHALAMDYRSLGFRECLAEVARYLSIIEGLDASDPLRVRLVSHLNNYASQREAASGAHAGLGHIPWGTAFGHHPHIAHPLLLPQNGHGNAGTTASPTEPHHQGRLGSAHPEAPALRAPPSGSLGPVLPVVTSASKLSPPLLSSVASLSAFPFSFGSFHLLSPNALSPSAPTQAANLGKPYRPWGTEIGAF; this is translated from the exons ATGTCCCCAACTACATCTTCTCAGATTTTGGCCAGAAAAAGACGGAGAGGA ATAATTGAGAAGCGCCGGCGAGACCGGATCAATAACAGTTTATCTGAGCTGAGAAGGCTGGTACCCAGCGCTTTTGAGAAGCAGGTAATGGAGCAA GGATCTGCTAAGCTAGAAAAAGCCGAGATCCTGCAGATGACCGTGGATCACCTGAAAATGCTGCATACCGCAGGAGGGAAAG GTTACTTTGACGCGCACGCCCTTGCTATGGACTATCGGAGTTTGGGGTTTCGGGAATGCCTGGCAGAAGTTGCCCGTTACCTGAGCATCATCGAAGGACTAGATGCCTCTGACCCGCTTCGAGTTCGACTGGTCTCGCATCTTAACAACTACGCCTCCCAGCGCGAAGCCGCGAGCGGCGCCCACGCGGGCCTCGGACACATTCCCTGGGGGACCGCCTTCGGACATCACCCTCACATCGCGCACCCGCTGTTGCTGCCCCAGAACGGCCACGGGAACGCGGGCACCACGGCCTCGCCCACGGAACCGCACCACCAGGGCAGGCTGGGCTCGGCACATCCGGAGGCGCCTGCTTTGCGGGCGCCCCCTAGCGGCAGCCTCGGACCGGTGCTCCCTGTGGTCACCTCCGCCTCCAAACTGTCGCCGCCTCTGCTCTCCTCGGTGGCCTCCCTGTCGGCCTTCCCCTTCTCTTTCGGCTCCTTCCACTTACTGTCTCCCAATGCACTGAGCCCTTCAGCACCCACGCAGGCTGCAAACCTTGGCAAGCCCTATAGACCTTGGGGAACGGAGATTGGAGCTTTTTAA
- the HEY1 gene encoding hairy/enhancer-of-split related with YRPW motif protein 1 isoform X4, with protein MCCHMPLEERNVLWLSRESLTGDQRYFDAHALAMDYRSLGFRECLAEVARYLSIIEGLDASDPLRVRLVSHLNNYASQREAASGAHAGLGHIPWGTAFGHHPHIAHPLLLPQNGHGNAGTTASPTEPHHQGRLGSAHPEAPALRAPPSGSLGPVLPVVTSASKLSPPLLSSVASLSAFPFSFGSFHLLSPNALSPSAPTQAANLGKPYRPWGTEIGAF; from the exons atgtgctgTCACATGCCTCTTGAGGAAAGAAATGTATTGTGGTTAAGCAGAGAAAGCCTAACAGGAGACCAac GTTACTTTGACGCGCACGCCCTTGCTATGGACTATCGGAGTTTGGGGTTTCGGGAATGCCTGGCAGAAGTTGCCCGTTACCTGAGCATCATCGAAGGACTAGATGCCTCTGACCCGCTTCGAGTTCGACTGGTCTCGCATCTTAACAACTACGCCTCCCAGCGCGAAGCCGCGAGCGGCGCCCACGCGGGCCTCGGACACATTCCCTGGGGGACCGCCTTCGGACATCACCCTCACATCGCGCACCCGCTGTTGCTGCCCCAGAACGGCCACGGGAACGCGGGCACCACGGCCTCGCCCACGGAACCGCACCACCAGGGCAGGCTGGGCTCGGCACATCCGGAGGCGCCTGCTTTGCGGGCGCCCCCTAGCGGCAGCCTCGGACCGGTGCTCCCTGTGGTCACCTCCGCCTCCAAACTGTCGCCGCCTCTGCTCTCCTCGGTGGCCTCCCTGTCGGCCTTCCCCTTCTCTTTCGGCTCCTTCCACTTACTGTCTCCCAATGCACTGAGCCCTTCAGCACCCACGCAGGCTGCAAACCTTGGCAAGCCCTATAGACCTTGGGGAACGGAGATTGGAGCTTTTTAA